A single region of the Streptomyces vilmorinianum genome encodes:
- a CDS encoding ATP-binding cassette domain-containing protein translates to MSVEIALRAARVRYGPLEALHGIDLPVPPATVTVLVGRNGSGRTTALRALAGTVPLAAGRVLWRGADVTRLHAHDRARRGLCFVPDLRAVYATLTVAENLDLAPGDRARALEAYPELEPLLAHPAGILSGGERRMLALSRALLTPARVVLVDEPSLGMSPAVSSRTYRLLAELARPGGAAVVLAEQRPPPGLPPGTLLHELRRGSLAFSGEAAEFSAGR, encoded by the coding sequence ATGAGCGTCGAGATCGCCCTGCGCGCCGCCCGCGTCCGCTACGGCCCCCTGGAGGCCCTGCACGGCATCGACCTGCCCGTGCCGCCCGCGACCGTCACCGTCCTCGTCGGCCGCAACGGCTCCGGCCGTACGACCGCCCTGCGCGCGCTCGCCGGGACGGTCCCCCTCGCCGCCGGCCGGGTCCTGTGGCGCGGCGCGGACGTGACCCGCCTCCACGCCCACGACCGGGCGCGGCGCGGCCTGTGCTTCGTACCGGATCTGCGGGCCGTGTACGCCACGCTCACCGTCGCCGAGAACCTGGACCTGGCCCCCGGGGACCGCGCGCGGGCACTGGAGGCGTACCCCGAGCTCGAACCGCTCCTCGCCCACCCCGCGGGGATCCTCTCCGGTGGAGAGCGCCGGATGCTCGCGCTCTCCCGGGCCCTGCTGACGCCCGCGCGCGTGGTCCTGGTGGACGAGCCGTCCCTCGGCATGTCCCCGGCGGTCTCCTCGCGTACCTACCGCCTGCTCGCCGAACTCGCCCGGCCGGGCGGCGCCGCCGTCGTCCTCGCCGAGCAGCGGCCCCCGCCCGGTCTGCCGCCCGGCACGCTGCTGCACGAGCTGCGCCGCGGCTCCCTCGCGTTCAGCGGGGAGGCCGCCGAGTTCAGCGCAGGACGGTGA
- a CDS encoding proteinase inhibitor I78 has translation MTPKPSSSVPPDDAAPESYVGLAAGRAEQLARDRGWSVVRSLPPGSIITMEYLEGRINFEVTGGTVTRCWLG, from the coding sequence ATGACACCGAAGCCGAGCTCTTCCGTACCGCCCGACGACGCCGCCCCGGAGTCCTATGTGGGGCTCGCCGCGGGCCGCGCCGAACAGCTCGCCCGGGACCGCGGCTGGAGCGTCGTACGGTCCCTGCCACCCGGCTCGATCATCACGATGGAGTACCTGGAGGGGCGCATCAACTTCGAGGTGACGGGCGGCACCGTCACCCGCTGCTGGCTCGGCTAG
- a CDS encoding ABC transporter permease subunit yields the protein MASLTYDLTLAGLAVGSAAALTGIGLIVTYRATGVLNLAHGAIAMVCAYVLRQLVVEWGWPLGPAALMTLLVVAPGIGLVLDRAVFRPLALLGSNPAQTLVASIGVFVLLVGGAALVWGTGARADAPVLLGDDPWTQLTAVVLLALLVGAVTRWTRFGRELRAVVDNRPLAMLGGIDADRVSAVGWAFGAFTAGLTGVLLAPYVRLDPYGMPLLVVEVIAVAVVARMRSLPVAIVTALALGVAQAQLTRFHPEGFAGPLMQAVGANLFVVALLVAALVLPGVGGRGQDALPPPTASAGRVPGGVWVTAGILFLLPFGFAGTDLHTAVQVPALAIVLLSLVVVTGRGGQIALGQAAYAGLGALFTALLAAGGLPELVALGVAVLLVAPLGLVTGWPAIRRHGLALALATLAVGVAVSRFVFAQPYATAGLDLGRPAGFADDRRYYALELVVLAGCLLLVAALRRGRTGRALAALRDHEAGAEAAGVRVSLLKLLAFVLGAALAALGGGLLGMGLRAFDPEAYDPVRGLLWFAAIIVLGADSLLSPLAAAALLVALDAGTRGGVAAAAVGILAALVGRVPPLTSWLPERRPSASAVTAKEPPPGRRARAAARPPGADRTRPAVADGGRPPTGGPAPLSLSGTGGAGGNSSPAGGRAHPRPAPAPRLRAHDLTLVYPGGLTALSHVSLALTPGRVTALVGPNGAGKSTLFDCLAGTLRPTHGRVTLDDADITARPAHARTRLGIARSFQQLAVFPSLTVEDNVRLGTEQGHAHAPSPAATEQALRLLGLAGAVRHRPAAGLPTGTLRRVELARALAGGPHTLLLDEPAAGLDAAETDALARVLAALAADGLTVLVVEHDPDLVAGIAHTVHTMEGGRIVS from the coding sequence GTGGCCTCGCTGACGTACGACCTCACGCTCGCCGGTCTCGCCGTCGGCAGCGCCGCCGCGCTCACCGGCATCGGACTGATCGTCACGTACCGCGCGACGGGCGTGCTCAATCTGGCGCACGGCGCGATCGCCATGGTCTGCGCCTATGTGCTGCGGCAGTTGGTGGTGGAGTGGGGCTGGCCGCTGGGGCCGGCCGCTCTGATGACCCTGCTGGTCGTCGCCCCCGGCATCGGACTCGTCCTCGACCGGGCCGTGTTCCGGCCGCTGGCGCTCCTCGGCTCCAACCCGGCGCAGACCCTGGTGGCCTCCATCGGGGTCTTCGTCCTGCTCGTGGGCGGCGCGGCGCTGGTGTGGGGCACCGGGGCGCGGGCGGACGCCCCGGTGCTGCTCGGCGACGACCCGTGGACCCAGCTCACGGCGGTGGTGCTGCTGGCCCTGCTGGTCGGGGCGGTGACGCGGTGGACCCGCTTCGGCCGGGAGCTGCGGGCGGTGGTCGACAACCGGCCGCTGGCGATGCTGGGCGGGATCGACGCGGACCGGGTGTCGGCGGTGGGCTGGGCGTTCGGCGCGTTCACGGCGGGCCTGACGGGGGTGCTGCTCGCCCCGTACGTACGGCTCGACCCGTACGGGATGCCGCTGCTGGTCGTCGAGGTGATCGCGGTCGCGGTGGTGGCCCGGATGCGGAGCCTGCCGGTCGCGATCGTGACGGCCCTCGCGCTGGGGGTGGCGCAGGCGCAGCTGACCCGGTTCCACCCGGAGGGCTTCGCGGGGCCCTTGATGCAGGCGGTCGGGGCGAACCTGTTCGTCGTGGCGCTGCTGGTGGCGGCGCTGGTCCTGCCGGGGGTCGGGGGGCGGGGGCAGGACGCGCTGCCGCCGCCGACGGCTTCGGCGGGCCGGGTCCCGGGGGGCGTGTGGGTGACGGCCGGGATCCTCTTCCTGCTCCCCTTCGGGTTCGCGGGCACCGACCTGCACACCGCGGTGCAGGTGCCGGCGCTGGCGATCGTGCTGCTGTCCCTGGTGGTGGTGACGGGGCGCGGCGGGCAGATCGCGCTGGGGCAGGCGGCGTACGCGGGTCTCGGCGCCCTGTTCACGGCGCTCCTCGCGGCCGGCGGCCTGCCGGAGCTGGTGGCGCTGGGGGTCGCGGTGCTGCTGGTGGCCCCGCTGGGCCTGGTCACGGGGTGGCCGGCGATCCGCCGGCACGGCCTCGCGCTGGCGCTCGCGACGCTGGCGGTGGGCGTGGCGGTGAGCCGGTTCGTCTTCGCGCAGCCGTACGCGACGGCCGGCCTGGACCTCGGACGCCCGGCGGGCTTCGCGGACGACCGCCGTTACTACGCCCTGGAGCTCGTGGTCCTGGCCGGCTGCCTGCTCCTGGTCGCGGCCCTGCGCCGGGGCCGTACGGGCAGGGCGCTCGCCGCGCTGCGCGACCACGAGGCGGGCGCGGAGGCGGCCGGGGTACGGGTGAGCCTGCTCAAGCTCCTGGCCTTCGTCCTGGGCGCGGCCCTGGCCGCCCTGGGCGGCGGCCTCCTGGGCATGGGCCTGCGCGCCTTCGACCCGGAGGCCTACGACCCGGTGCGCGGCCTGCTCTGGTTCGCCGCGATCATCGTCCTGGGCGCCGACAGTCTCCTCTCCCCCCTGGCCGCCGCGGCCCTCCTGGTCGCCCTCGACGCGGGCACCAGGGGCGGCGTGGCGGCGGCGGCGGTGGGCATCCTGGCGGCATTGGTGGGCCGGGTGCCCCCGCTGACGTCCTGGCTCCCGGAGCGAAGGCCGTCGGCTTCGGCCGTGACCGCGAAGGAGCCACCCCCTGGTCGCCGGGCACGGGCGGCCGCCCGGCCGCCGGGGGCCGACCGGACGCGCCCCGCGGTCGCCGACGGCGGGCGACCACCCACAGGTGGACCCGCACCTCTGTCACTCAGCGGTACGGGTGGTGCGGGTGGGAACTCCAGCCCGGCCGGAGGCCGGGCGCACCCCCGGCCCGCACCGGCCCCCCGCCTCCGCGCCCACGACCTCACCCTCGTCTACCCCGGCGGCCTCACCGCCCTCTCCCACGTCTCCCTCGCCCTCACCCCCGGCCGCGTCACCGCCCTCGTCGGCCCCAACGGCGCCGGCAAGAGCACCCTCTTCGACTGCCTCGCCGGCACCCTGCGCCCCACCCACGGCCGCGTCACCCTCGACGACGCCGACATCACCGCCCGCCCCGCCCACGCCCGCACCCGGCTCGGCATCGCCCGCTCCTTCCAGCAGCTCGCCGTGTTCCCCTCCCTCACCGTCGAGGACAACGTCCGCCTCGGCACCGAACAGGGCCACGCCCACGCCCCCAGCCCCGCCGCCACCGAACAGGCCCTCCGCCTCCTCGGCCTCGCCGGAGCCGTCCGCCACCGGCCCGCCGCCGGCCTGCCCACCGGGACCCTGCGCCGGGTCGAGCTGGCCCGCGCGCTCGCCGGGGGCCCGCACACCCTCCTCCTGGACGAGCCCGCCGCCGGTCTGGACGCCGCGGAGACCGACGCCCTCGCCCGGGTCCTCGCCGCGCTCGCCGCCGACGGCCTGACCGTCCTCGTCGTCGAGCACGACCCGGACCTCGTCGCCGGCATCGCCCACACCGTGCACACCATGGAGGGAGGCCGGATCGTGTCATGA
- a CDS encoding transglycosylase family protein, whose product MSKIRLWTVGASAAALMALLPAPSQAQAPSRAQAQAQPRTQQVPAAPAYACAVDQWPWGCVAECESSGRWHVNTGNGYYGGLQFWQPTWVEHGGLRYARRADLATRPQQITIAEEVLRTQGWGAWPVCSKRYGLSGRVHTVQPGDTLSSVARRFGIVGGWPALYEANRSLIGADPNRLLTGTMLRIAPLTVLR is encoded by the coding sequence ATGTCGAAGATCAGATTGTGGACAGTCGGCGCCTCCGCCGCGGCGCTGATGGCCCTGCTTCCCGCGCCGTCGCAAGCGCAAGCGCCGTCGCGGGCGCAGGCGCAGGCGCAGCCGCGGACACAGCAGGTGCCCGCGGCCCCCGCGTACGCCTGCGCCGTCGACCAGTGGCCGTGGGGCTGTGTCGCCGAGTGCGAGAGCAGCGGCCGCTGGCACGTCAACACCGGCAACGGCTACTACGGCGGGCTTCAGTTCTGGCAGCCGACGTGGGTCGAACACGGCGGACTGCGCTACGCCCGGCGGGCCGACCTGGCCACCCGCCCGCAGCAGATCACCATCGCGGAGGAGGTGCTGCGCACCCAGGGGTGGGGGGCCTGGCCGGTCTGCTCGAAGCGGTACGGGCTGAGCGGGCGGGTCCACACGGTCCAGCCGGGCGACACGCTCAGCTCGGTCGCCCGGCGCTTCGGGATCGTGGGCGGCTGGCCGGCGCTGTACGAGGCGAACCGGAGCCTGATCGGGGCCGACCCGAACCGGCTCCTGACCGGGACGATGCTGAGGATCGCCCCGCTCACCGTCCTGCGCTGA
- a CDS encoding glycosyltransferase family 4 protein has translation MRISFLLHNAYHIGGTIRTTFTLAQVLAERHEVEIVSVFRHRDEPILDIPTGVTLRHLVDLRKDSPGYDGEHPDISRPARVFPRGDGRWKQYSALTDARIGEHLASVTADVVVATRPGLNVHLAKQTRRGPVLVGQEHLILDGHTYRLRREIAHQYALLDAVTTVTEADARSYRTRLRLPGVRIDAVPNSVPAPSVPPADPASKIVVAAGRLTPVKRYDVLVDAFAEVAAARPDWKLRIYGEGDAFGNLRQSLARQIERLGLGENVFLMGTANPMEPEWAKGSIAAVTSRRESFGMTIVEAMRCGLPVVSTDCPHGPREIIEDGVDGRLVPVDDASAVARALLELVEDDELRAKTARAALSASERFDPVPIAARHEEIWSELVARGTSGRTHGRVRGTLHRAVGTLVDAVYELKRRIGVLVRRFR, from the coding sequence ATGCGCATCTCCTTTCTGCTCCACAACGCCTACCACATCGGCGGAACCATCCGGACGACGTTCACCCTGGCCCAGGTACTGGCGGAGCGTCACGAGGTCGAGATCGTCTCCGTCTTCCGGCACCGTGACGAGCCGATCCTGGACATTCCCACCGGTGTGACCCTGCGTCATCTCGTCGATCTGCGGAAGGACAGCCCCGGCTACGACGGCGAGCACCCCGACATCTCCCGGCCGGCCCGGGTCTTCCCGCGGGGCGACGGCCGGTGGAAGCAGTACAGCGCGCTCACCGACGCCCGCATCGGCGAGCATCTCGCGAGCGTCACCGCCGACGTGGTGGTCGCCACCCGTCCCGGGCTCAACGTCCACCTCGCCAAGCAGACCCGGCGCGGGCCGGTCCTGGTCGGCCAGGAGCACCTGATCCTGGACGGCCACACCTACCGGCTGCGCCGCGAGATCGCCCACCAGTACGCCCTCCTGGACGCCGTCACCACCGTCACCGAGGCCGACGCCCGTTCGTACCGGACGAGGCTGAGGCTGCCCGGCGTGCGGATCGACGCGGTGCCCAACAGCGTGCCCGCGCCGAGCGTCCCGCCCGCCGACCCCGCCTCGAAGATCGTCGTCGCGGCCGGGCGGCTGACCCCGGTCAAGCGGTACGACGTGCTGGTCGACGCCTTCGCCGAGGTGGCCGCGGCCCGCCCGGACTGGAAGCTGCGGATCTACGGTGAGGGCGACGCCTTCGGCAACCTGAGGCAGTCGCTCGCCCGGCAGATCGAGAGGCTCGGTCTCGGCGAGAACGTCTTCCTGATGGGCACGGCCAACCCGATGGAGCCGGAGTGGGCGAAGGGCTCGATCGCCGCCGTCACCTCGCGGCGCGAGTCCTTCGGCATGACCATCGTCGAGGCGATGCGGTGCGGGCTGCCGGTCGTCTCCACCGACTGCCCGCACGGCCCCCGCGAGATCATCGAGGACGGCGTCGACGGCCGTCTCGTGCCGGTCGACGACGCGTCCGCGGTCGCCCGCGCCCTGCTCGAACTCGTCGAGGACGACGAGCTGCGCGCCAAGACCGCGCGCGCCGCGCTCTCGGCCTCCGAACGCTTCGACCCGGTCCCGATCGCCGCCCGCCACGAGGAGATCTGGAGCGAGCTCGTCGCCCGGGGCACGAGCGGGCGCACCCACGGCCGCGTCCGCGGCACCCTGCACCGAGCGGTCGGCACCCTCGTCGACGCGGTGTACGAACTGAAGCGCCGCATCGGAGTCCTCGTCCGCCGGTTCCGCTGA
- a CDS encoding phosphatase PAP2 family protein → MRTDIFARLDREPEPPKIEVPGMTRTRLALFGGTLAFYLAIVVAVLLSTWLVTLDWKIMLFRPYQQWPELHAFLDYYVVLGQRGPTAVMVAAWLGWRSWRQHTLRPLLSLGAALLLLNVTVGSVKLGLGRLGPHYATQIGSAELFAGGDIFPSGHTANAVVTWGILAYLATTPRARRYLSALSAVVALGVGLTTVYLGTHWLSDVLLGWAAGLLILLALPWCEPVIARVEAVILSLRDRLREQLRARRRLVPSLPVATGGPRPALFPPHPAGVEEPVRETVGARGGRATAVRGEGRIASPLASPRPHTAHAGHAPHSVRTPVTPAGSRRPPHSRPLTGG, encoded by the coding sequence GTGCGTACCGACATCTTTGCCCGGCTGGACCGGGAGCCGGAACCGCCGAAGATAGAGGTCCCGGGGATGACCCGCACGCGTCTCGCCCTCTTCGGCGGGACGCTGGCGTTCTATCTCGCCATCGTCGTGGCCGTGCTGCTCTCGACCTGGCTGGTGACCCTCGACTGGAAGATCATGCTCTTCCGGCCCTATCAGCAGTGGCCGGAGCTGCACGCCTTCCTCGACTACTACGTCGTCCTCGGCCAGCGCGGTCCGACGGCCGTGATGGTGGCGGCCTGGCTGGGCTGGCGCTCCTGGCGCCAGCACACCCTGCGGCCGCTGCTGTCACTCGGCGCCGCGCTGCTCCTGCTCAATGTCACGGTCGGCTCGGTCAAGCTCGGACTCGGCCGTCTCGGTCCCCACTACGCGACGCAGATCGGCTCGGCCGAGCTCTTCGCGGGCGGCGATATATTCCCGTCAGGACACACCGCCAACGCGGTCGTGACCTGGGGCATCCTGGCCTATCTGGCGACCACGCCGAGGGCCCGGCGCTATCTGTCGGCCCTCTCGGCCGTGGTCGCGCTCGGCGTCGGCCTCACCACCGTCTACCTCGGTACGCACTGGCTGAGCGATGTGCTGCTCGGCTGGGCCGCGGGGCTCCTGATCCTGCTCGCGCTGCCCTGGTGCGAGCCGGTGATCGCCCGCGTGGAGGCCGTGATCCTCAGCCTGCGCGACCGGCTGCGCGAGCAGCTCCGGGCCCGCCGCCGGCTGGTGCCCTCGCTGCCCGTCGCGACCGGTGGGCCGCGCCCGGCGCTGTTCCCGCCGCATCCGGCGGGTGTCGAGGAGCCGGTCCGGGAGACCGTGGGAGCCAGGGGAGGGCGTGCCACCGCCGTGCGCGGCGAGGGCCGGATCGCCTCACCGCTCGCCTCGCCGCGGCCGCACACCGCGCACGCGGGGCACGCCCCGCACTCGGTGCGTACGCCGGTGACGCCTGCCGGCAGCCGTCGCCCGCCGCACTCGCGGCCCCTCACGGGCGGCTGA
- the ctaD gene encoding aa3-type cytochrome oxidase subunit I, whose translation MGTDTAHAAVESAPERHGRVLIDWITTTDHKKIGHLYLVTSFLFFLVAGLMAMLMRAELARPGLQLIDNQQFNQAFTLHGTIMLLLFATPTFAGFANELVPLQIGSPDVAFPRLNMFSYWLFLFGGLMVLASLAVPSGPAAFGWTAYAPLNSLERMPGVGADLWIMGLALSGFGTILASVNFLATIIAMRAPGMTMFRLPIFTWNILFTTVLVLMAFPVLAAALLVLEADRRLGAVIFEPENGGALLWQHLFWFFGHPEVYIIALPFFGIITEIIPVFSRKPIFGYTTLVAATMAITGLSMVVWAHHMFVTGAVLLPFFSMLSFLIAVPTGVKFFNWTGTMLKGSLSFETPMLWAVGFLVSFLLGGLTGVILASPPMDFHVNDSYFVVAHFHYTVFGTVVFAMFAGFYFWWPKFTGKLLDERLGKIHFWTLFVGFHITFLVQHWLGAEGMPRRYSDYLSADGFTTLNTISSIGSFLLGASTLPFLYNVWRTARYGTKVEVDDPWGYGRSLEWATSCPPPRHNFEAVPKIRSESPAFDLHHPEFAAYERMRLTAPSGPRRGKAGP comes from the coding sequence ATGGGCACCGACACCGCGCACGCGGCCGTCGAATCAGCACCGGAACGGCATGGGCGGGTCCTGATCGACTGGATCACCACCACCGACCACAAGAAGATCGGGCACCTCTACCTGGTCACGTCGTTCCTCTTCTTCCTGGTCGCCGGGCTCATGGCGATGCTGATGCGGGCCGAGCTGGCCCGTCCCGGGCTGCAGCTGATCGACAACCAGCAGTTCAACCAGGCGTTCACGCTGCACGGCACGATCATGCTGCTGCTCTTCGCGACGCCGACCTTCGCCGGCTTCGCCAACGAGCTGGTGCCGCTCCAGATCGGCTCCCCCGACGTCGCCTTCCCGCGGCTGAACATGTTCTCGTACTGGCTGTTCCTCTTCGGCGGCCTGATGGTGCTCGCATCCCTTGCCGTGCCGAGCGGGCCCGCCGCCTTCGGCTGGACCGCCTACGCCCCGCTCAACAGCCTGGAACGCATGCCCGGCGTCGGCGCCGACCTGTGGATCATGGGACTCGCGCTCTCCGGCTTCGGCACGATCCTCGCCTCGGTGAACTTCCTGGCGACGATCATCGCGATGCGGGCGCCGGGCATGACGATGTTCCGCTTGCCGATCTTCACCTGGAACATCCTGTTCACCACGGTCCTGGTCCTGATGGCGTTCCCGGTCCTGGCCGCGGCGCTGCTCGTCCTGGAGGCGGACCGGCGGCTCGGCGCCGTGATCTTCGAGCCCGAGAACGGCGGGGCGCTGCTGTGGCAGCACCTCTTCTGGTTCTTCGGCCACCCCGAGGTCTACATCATCGCCCTGCCGTTCTTCGGCATCATCACCGAGATCATCCCGGTCTTCTCCCGCAAGCCCATCTTCGGCTACACGACCCTGGTCGCCGCCACCATGGCGATCACCGGACTCTCGATGGTGGTGTGGGCGCACCACATGTTCGTCACGGGCGCGGTGCTGCTGCCGTTCTTCTCCATGCTGTCGTTCCTCATCGCCGTGCCGACCGGCGTGAAGTTCTTCAACTGGACCGGCACGATGCTCAAGGGCTCGCTCTCCTTCGAGACCCCCATGCTGTGGGCGGTCGGCTTCCTGGTGTCCTTCCTGCTCGGCGGACTGACCGGGGTCATCCTGGCCTCGCCGCCCATGGACTTCCATGTCAACGACTCGTACTTCGTCGTCGCCCACTTCCACTACACGGTCTTCGGCACGGTCGTCTTCGCGATGTTCGCCGGCTTCTACTTCTGGTGGCCCAAGTTCACCGGCAAGCTGCTCGACGAACGCCTCGGAAAGATCCACTTCTGGACGCTGTTCGTGGGCTTCCACATCACGTTCCTGGTGCAGCACTGGCTCGGCGCGGAGGGCATGCCCCGCCGGTACTCCGACTATCTCTCCGCCGACGGCTTCACCACGCTGAACACGATCTCCTCCATCGGCTCGTTCCTGCTCGGCGCCTCCACGCTGCCGTTCCTGTACAACGTCTGGCGCACCGCCAGATACGGGACGAAGGTCGAGGTGGACGACCCGTGGGGGTACGGCCGCTCGCTGGAGTGGGCCACGTCCTGCCCGCCGCCCCGGCACAACTTCGAGGCCGTCCCGAAGATCCGCTCCGAGTCCCCCGCCTTCGATCTGCACCACCCGGAGTTCGCGGCCTACGAGCGGATGCGGCTCACCGCGCCGAGCGGTCCACGGCGCGGGAAAGCCGGTCCCTGA
- a CDS encoding ABC transporter substrate-binding protein yields MRPFRAAEAAAALLLTALLALSTACGSRLPERAFETRPTATHPSGGEPLRIGVITSATSPVGGDAFTGPRDGARAWFDALNARGGLNGRRVEVVTCDDGGSGVGNNECVHRLLDERKVFALVATTALDYAGAPLVAKAGVPDIGGQPLTPAYETYPHLYGIYGSSAPRTGASPGWNGVLYGGTEVYRWFKRELGARTAAVVAYNQAASTSYARLISEGLRAEGYRVVEEQVDFVLPNFRAVAADLRAQGADLVFDAMDTHGNAQLCEAMEALGVEVTAKVTNVQNWSSDVPRDYAKSPACRDALFVTGSSRNYEDTGHPAVREFRTAMGDRPLSQWQLEGWAAAMWFTDAARSCGDRLTRACVEEYVNRPEPYTARGLLLPVRFEKLAEPPKTRHTCLSVARWQDGKGWVTQGDMTTNCATVPQLGYRP; encoded by the coding sequence GTGCGACCGTTCCGGGCTGCTGAGGCGGCAGCGGCGCTCCTCCTCACCGCGCTGCTCGCCCTCAGCACGGCATGCGGCAGCCGGCTGCCCGAGCGGGCGTTCGAGACGCGGCCCACCGCTACTCACCCCTCCGGCGGTGAGCCGCTCCGTATCGGCGTCATCACCAGCGCCACCAGCCCCGTCGGCGGCGACGCCTTCACCGGCCCGCGCGACGGCGCCCGCGCCTGGTTCGACGCCCTCAACGCGCGCGGCGGACTGAACGGACGCCGGGTCGAGGTCGTCACCTGCGACGACGGTGGCAGCGGCGTCGGCAACAACGAGTGCGTGCACCGGCTGCTCGACGAGCGGAAGGTGTTCGCCCTGGTCGCCACCACCGCGCTCGACTACGCCGGCGCCCCGCTGGTTGCCAAGGCCGGCGTCCCCGACATCGGCGGCCAGCCGCTCACCCCGGCGTACGAGACCTATCCGCACCTGTACGGGATCTACGGCAGCTCCGCCCCGCGCACCGGCGCCTCGCCCGGCTGGAACGGGGTCCTGTACGGCGGGACCGAGGTCTACCGCTGGTTCAAGCGCGAGCTGGGCGCCCGTACCGCCGCGGTCGTCGCCTACAACCAGGCCGCGTCGACCTCGTACGCCCGGCTGATCTCCGAGGGCCTGCGGGCCGAGGGATACCGGGTCGTCGAGGAGCAGGTCGACTTCGTCCTGCCCAACTTCCGCGCCGTCGCGGCCGATCTGCGGGCCCAGGGCGCCGACCTCGTCTTCGACGCCATGGACACGCACGGCAACGCGCAGCTCTGCGAGGCGATGGAGGCGCTGGGGGTCGAGGTCACGGCCAAGGTGACGAACGTGCAGAACTGGTCATCGGACGTCCCGCGCGACTACGCGAAGTCCCCCGCCTGCCGCGACGCGCTCTTCGTGACGGGCTCCAGCCGCAACTACGAGGACACCGGGCACCCGGCGGTACGTGAGTTCCGGACGGCGATGGGGGACCGGCCGCTGTCCCAGTGGCAGCTGGAGGGCTGGGCGGCCGCCATGTGGTTCACGGACGCGGCGCGGTCCTGCGGGGACCGGCTCACCCGCGCCTGCGTCGAGGAGTACGTCAACAGGCCGGAGCCGTACACCGCCCGCGGTCTGCTGCTGCCCGTCCGCTTCGAGAAGCTCGCCGAGCCGCCGAAGACCCGTCACACCTGTCTGTCCGTGGCCCGTTGGCAGGACGGCAAGGGCTGGGTCACCCAGGGAGACATGACCACGAACTGCGCCACCGTCCCCCAGCTCGGCTACCGACCGTGA